GCGTGCTTCCCGCGCGGGCCCAGAAGGCCGGCTTCGTGTTCCGCCACCCCGAGTTGGAGGGAGCGCTGCGCGACCTGCTGACTTAGGTTGCCCGGATGGACGCGAAGACACTGGAGGCACGGGCGCAGGCCGAGGGCACGCCCGTCATCGACTCGGACACCGCCACCTTCGTCTGGCGCGGCCGCGGCCCCATCTGCCTCCAAGGGGACTTCCAGGACTGGCGCGGCAAGCCGCTGCCCTTCAAACGCGTGGCACCCGGCCTGTGGGCCCGCACGCTGAAGCTGCCCTCCGACGCCTACGTCGAATACGCGCTGGAGGATGCGCGGGGCCGGCGCGTGGAGGACCCGCTCAACCGGAACCCCTCCGACAACGGCTTCGGCGGCATCAACCATTCGTTCCGCATGCCCCAGGCCCGCTCGTCCCTGCCGGCCCGGCACCCTCGCGGCGCGCCGCGGGGCCGCGTCACCCGGCACGTGGTGGACACCGGGGATTTGGACCTGCCGGGACAGCGCCAAGTGTACCTGTACGCGCCGCCCACGGACGCGCCGGTGCCGCTGCTGGTGGTGTACGACGGCGAGGACTACCTGCGCCGCGTGCGGCTCCCGGAGCTGGTGGACACGCTGGTGGCCGAAGGCCGCATGCGCCCGGTGGCCCTGGCCCTGGTGTGCAACGGCGGCGAGACGCGCAGCATGGAGTACGCCTGCAGCGAGTACACCGTGGGGCTGCTGCGGTGGAAGGTGCTCCCGCTGGCGCACCAGAAGCTGTCACTCCTGGACGAGCGGCGCGGCCCCGGTGCGCACGCGGTGCTCGGCGCGTCCCTGGGCGGGCTGATGGCGCTCTACACCGGCCTGCGCCTGCCGGACGTCTTCGGACACGTGCTGTCCCAGTCCGGGGCCTTCAGCGTGGAAGGCCATGACTTCGTCGTCTTCGACCTGGCGCGGCAGGCCCCCCGCCGCCCGTTGGACATCTCGCTGGACTGCGGCCGCTTCGAAGGGCTGCTGGAAGGCAACCGGCGGCTCGCTCCCCTGCTGACGGAGGCCGGGCACCAGGTGGCGTTGCGGGAGTACAGCGGCGGTCATAACTACCCCGCCTGGCGCGAGGAACTGGTACACGGCCTGGAGCGGCACTTCCCTCCCCTGTCCGCCAAACGCCGGAACTCATTGAGTTTTCAGGGCCGGAAGCAACTGGAACCGGGGGGCCGCCGATAACCTACATGGGTCATCCCGCTGCGCTGTTCGCGGCCGGTCCCCCTGGAGCCCCCATGTCTCGCATTGATGGTGGTAACCGTCCGTCTTCGCCCAAGGGTCTGGTGACTGAGCGCACCAGCACGCCGGACCGGCAGGACGCCGGTACCACCGCCAAGGCGACGAAGGGCGCTCCGGTCCACCGCGCCGTGCAGCCGTTCCAGGGCCGCAGCGACTTCGAGCCCGCCCGCCCCAACGCGCACCGCGCTGTGACGACCCCGCCGCCCACGCCGCCGCTGGACGCCTCCGCCGTCGCGGGGGCGGACGCGGAGCTGGAGCTGCTCTCCGAGTTCCCCGACGCCGACGCCCAGGGCGGACTGGCCTCCGCCATGCTCCACGCGCACGCGAACGAGCCCGCCTCGCAGGCCCGCATCGTGGAGCGCCTGAAGCAGGACGGCCGCCTGGAGTCCCTCTTCGGTGAGGTGTTCCGCGAGGGCAACCCCTACGTCGAGCAGCCGCACCGCAACGCCGTGGTGCGCGCGCTCGACACGGCGATGGCGCGCGGTACCGTGACGGCCGAGGACCTGCGCTCCTTCGCTCGGGGCGCCTACGCCCACGAATGGCAACAGATTGGCTCGGAGCTGTCCTCGCCGGTTCCCGCATGAAGAAAGCTCCTCGTCGACACACCCCCGGCGCAGGTCCCCGAAAACCCATCAGCCGCCGCACCCGCTCTCCCCGCCGCGCGCTTGGTACCTACCGGGCCCGGCTGCGGACGCGGCCTCCGAAGAAGTACCGGGTCCGCATCCGCCCCGTCCGCCGTACGCTCTAGGGCAACAACACCCGTCCGGGTGACGCACGCTGGCCCAGCACGCCCAGGCCCAACGTGCCGTGAAGACTGGAGCCCCAGCTCATCAGCACGCCTTCCTGGGTCATCGCGAGCGAGGTGTCCGCGCCGCCCGCGATGACCTTGAGCCCCGACAGCAGCTTCATGCGCTGCGGCTCGGCGCGCGGCGCGTTGTCGCCCACGCCGAGCTGGCCGTGCGAGTTGCGGCCCCACGTGAAGGCGCCCTCCTCCGGGCCGGAGGCGAACGAATGCCAGGCGCCCGCGCCAATGGCGGTCGCCGCGGGCAGGCCCGACACCGGCTTGGGCACCAGGCGCATCCGGGGCCCCGTCACGCCGTCGCCCAACTGGCCATGGGCGTTGTCGCCCCACGTCCACACCGTGCCGTCCTTGCCCAGCGCGACGGTGTGCGCCGCGCCCGCGCGCACCTCCGTCAGGCCGTCCACGTCCTTCAGCCTCACGGGGGTGTAGCGGTCGGTGCGCGAGCCATCCCCGAGCTGGCCGGAGGCGTTGTGGCCCCAGCCCGACACGGTGCCGTCCGCGTGCAGCGCCAGCGAGTGGTGATCGCCCCCCGTCACGGCCTGCACGCCCTCGAGCTTGTGCACCTGGACAGGCAGGGCGCGCGACTCCGACGTGCCATCACCCAGTTGGCCGAAGGTGTTGTACCCCCACGTCCACACCGTGCCATCCGAACGCACCGCCACGGAGTGGTAGCCGCCCGCGGCGATGGCCACCACGTCCCGCAGCCCCTGCACCGGCACTGGCACGGCGCGGGCGGTCGTCGTCCCATCACCCAGTTGGCCGAAGCCGTTGGCGCCCCAGGCCCACACGGTGCCGTCCAGGCGCAGCGCCAGCGAATGCCAGGCGCCCGTGGACACGGCCGTCACCCGGGTCACCCCACGAATCTCGCCGGGCGAGGAGCGGCGCGTGGTGGTGCCATCACCGAGCTGGCCCGTCGCATTGTCGCCCCAGGCCTGCAGCGTGCCGTCCGCCATCAGCGCCACGG
This genomic window from Myxococcus hansupus contains:
- a CDS encoding alpha/beta hydrolase-fold protein codes for the protein MDAKTLEARAQAEGTPVIDSDTATFVWRGRGPICLQGDFQDWRGKPLPFKRVAPGLWARTLKLPSDAYVEYALEDARGRRVEDPLNRNPSDNGFGGINHSFRMPQARSSLPARHPRGAPRGRVTRHVVDTGDLDLPGQRQVYLYAPPTDAPVPLLVVYDGEDYLRRVRLPELVDTLVAEGRMRPVALALVCNGGETRSMEYACSEYTVGLLRWKVLPLAHQKLSLLDERRGPGAHAVLGASLGGLMALYTGLRLPDVFGHVLSQSGAFSVEGHDFVVFDLARQAPRRPLDISLDCGRFEGLLEGNRRLAPLLTEAGHQVALREYSGGHNYPAWREELVHGLERHFPPLSAKRRNSLSFQGRKQLEPGGRR